Proteins from a single region of Allocatelliglobosispora scoriae:
- a CDS encoding FAD-dependent oxidoreductase — MTEVADDDRVRTVLRMRAREGCEDAFASAWRDAAQEISRVPGNLHQELIRDVQDPRTFLITSDWSDAESLERFGRSAARDRLTAALRDLRESADKNTYHVLHAVKAKGPSIRVVVTITVAEGEEDAYEQAYRKVAERMRGTPGHIREELLREPGTSTYHLFAEWESEEVFNAWADDPSHLDKTAPILPYLLASFSRKTYHIVTRPEESAPVATEPVGAEPVVAEPVSGAPAEAAPVAVPTPVAVAHSALPATGITDSATLGPADQVREAEAEATAAARPVVPGERGGAFDTDVLVVGAGPAGLTTAIELARRGIGCRLVDKRAEASTSADKAIGVQCRTMEIWEDLGIVQEAMNAGVWLHGQTVYVNGELTHQIGWDLPDLPYAHLGLPQYDTERLLGKRLREQGVAVERGVELRSFTQDDDGVTALLRHASGETETVRARYLVGGDGAHSTVREQLGLAFEGGMSMFPQLFMLGDVDLDWSVPEGHLLRFVELDDGEMKGMLVCVPLKGNGRYRVATLAPAHLQAEVGTGPVPPGFCKEYTPPGIADIQAVLDRLAPAGTTASNLRWSSIFRIKHGIVDRYRVGRVFVAGDAAHLHPPAGGQGMNTGIQDGWNLGWKLALAVRGLAAPGLLDTYEAERRPAGKSIVDRAVRVAFTDEIDMDDEREQFLTDMQMNLSYAGSPVVGEAVEEPLDGVRPGDRAPDVTTLRRFGVGHPVRLFDLTRGTAHTLLVYADATVGEEEMIRFEKLAANIRAEDPDLINIYLLASPDAIVPSRSDLPVLRDDGDAFRAAYGLRGSGAYLIRPDGHVGFRSAPISAAAIDAHLCQIFAT; from the coding sequence ATGACCGAGGTGGCCGACGACGACCGGGTTCGCACGGTCCTGCGGATGCGGGCCCGGGAAGGCTGCGAGGATGCCTTCGCCAGTGCCTGGCGCGATGCGGCGCAGGAGATCAGCCGGGTGCCGGGCAACCTGCACCAGGAGCTGATCCGCGACGTTCAGGACCCGCGTACCTTCCTCATCACCAGCGACTGGAGCGACGCGGAGTCGCTGGAGCGGTTCGGCCGCAGCGCTGCCCGCGACCGGCTCACCGCGGCGCTGCGCGACCTGCGGGAATCCGCCGACAAGAACACCTATCACGTGCTGCACGCGGTGAAGGCGAAGGGGCCGTCGATCCGGGTGGTCGTGACGATCACCGTCGCCGAGGGCGAGGAGGACGCCTACGAGCAGGCGTACCGCAAGGTCGCCGAGCGGATGCGGGGTACGCCGGGCCACATCCGCGAGGAGCTGCTGCGCGAGCCGGGGACCTCGACCTACCACCTCTTCGCGGAGTGGGAGTCGGAGGAGGTCTTCAACGCCTGGGCCGACGATCCGTCGCATCTGGACAAGACCGCGCCGATCCTGCCCTACCTGCTCGCCAGCTTCTCGCGGAAGACCTACCACATCGTGACCCGGCCCGAGGAGTCCGCGCCGGTCGCCACGGAGCCGGTCGGTGCGGAGCCGGTCGTCGCGGAGCCGGTCTCGGGCGCACCGGCCGAAGCCGCGCCGGTGGCGGTGCCGACGCCGGTCGCCGTGGCGCACTCGGCGCTGCCCGCGACCGGGATCACCGACTCCGCGACCCTCGGCCCGGCCGATCAGGTCCGCGAGGCCGAAGCCGAGGCGACCGCGGCGGCCCGCCCGGTGGTGCCCGGCGAGCGCGGCGGCGCCTTCGACACCGACGTGCTCGTCGTCGGCGCCGGACCCGCCGGGCTCACCACCGCGATCGAGCTGGCCCGGCGCGGCATCGGCTGCCGCCTCGTCGACAAGCGCGCCGAGGCGTCGACCAGCGCCGACAAGGCGATCGGCGTGCAGTGCAGGACCATGGAGATCTGGGAGGACCTGGGCATCGTCCAGGAGGCGATGAACGCCGGTGTCTGGCTGCACGGGCAGACCGTCTACGTCAACGGCGAGCTCACCCACCAGATCGGCTGGGACCTGCCGGACCTGCCCTACGCCCACCTGGGACTGCCGCAATACGACACCGAGCGGCTCCTCGGCAAGCGCCTGCGCGAGCAGGGCGTCGCCGTCGAACGCGGCGTGGAGCTGCGGAGCTTCACCCAGGACGACGACGGCGTCACCGCCCTGCTGCGGCACGCCTCCGGCGAGACGGAGACGGTGCGGGCCCGCTACCTGGTCGGCGGCGACGGCGCGCACAGCACGGTCCGGGAGCAGCTCGGCCTCGCCTTCGAGGGCGGCATGAGCATGTTCCCGCAGCTCTTCATGCTCGGCGACGTCGATCTCGACTGGTCGGTGCCCGAGGGGCATCTGCTGCGTTTCGTCGAGCTCGACGACGGCGAGATGAAGGGCATGCTGGTCTGCGTACCGCTCAAGGGCAACGGCCGCTACCGGGTGGCGACGCTCGCACCGGCGCACCTGCAGGCCGAGGTCGGCACCGGTCCCGTCCCGCCCGGCTTCTGCAAGGAGTACACGCCGCCGGGGATCGCCGACATCCAGGCGGTGCTCGACCGGCTGGCTCCCGCGGGCACGACCGCGAGCAACCTGCGCTGGTCGTCGATCTTCCGGATCAAGCACGGCATCGTCGACCGCTACCGGGTCGGCCGGGTCTTCGTCGCCGGGGACGCCGCGCACCTGCACCCGCCCGCCGGCGGCCAGGGCATGAACACCGGCATCCAGGACGGCTGGAACCTCGGCTGGAAGCTGGCCCTCGCCGTTCGCGGGCTCGCCGCACCGGGTCTGCTCGACACCTACGAGGCCGAGCGCCGCCCCGCCGGGAAGTCGATCGTCGACCGGGCGGTCCGGGTCGCGTTCACCGACGAGATCGACATGGACGACGAGCGGGAGCAGTTCCTGACCGACATGCAGATGAACCTCAGCTACGCGGGCAGCCCGGTCGTCGGCGAGGCGGTCGAGGAGCCCCTCGACGGGGTGCGGCCGGGAGACCGGGCACCGGACGTGACCACCCTGCGGCGCTTCGGCGTCGGGCACCCGGTGCGGTTGTTCGACCTGACCCGGGGCACGGCGCACACGCTGCTCGTCTACGCCGACGCGACGGTCGGCGAGGAGGAGATGATCCGGTTCGAGAAGCTCGCCGCCAACATCCGCGCCGAGGACCCGGATCTGATCAACATCTACCTCCTGGCGAGCCCGGACGCGATCGTGCCGTCCAGATCGGACCTGCCGGTGCTGCGGGACGACGGCGACGCGTTCCGGGCGGCGTACGGGCTGCGCGGCTCGGGTGCCTACCTGATCCGGCCGGATGGGCACGTGGGGTTCCGCAGCGCACCGATCTCGGCGGCGGCCATCGACGCCCACCTCTGCCAGATCTTCGCCACCTGA